The following proteins come from a genomic window of Kitasatospora sp. NBC_01246:
- a CDS encoding DNA repair helicase XPB, producing the protein MNDGPLIVQSDKTLLLEIDHPRASDCRRAIAPFAELERAPEHVHTYRVTPLGLWNARAAGHDAEQVVDALVNFSRYPVPHALLVDVADTMARYGRLKLTKHPVHGLVLSTTDRPVLEEVLRSKKIAPLVGARIDPDTVVVHPSERGQIKQVLLKLGWPAEDFAGYVDGEAHPIELDQNGWQLRPYQAQAVEGFWHGGSGVVVLPCGAGKTLVGAAAMAEAKSTTLILVTNTVSARQWKHELVKRTSLTEDEIGEYSGTRKEIRPVTIATYQVMTTKRKGVYAHLELFDARNWGLVVYDEVHLLPAPVFKFTADLQARRRLGLTATLVREDGREGDVFSLIGPKRFDAPWKEIEAQGYIAPADCCEVRVTLTDSERLSYATAEPEERYRFCATTATKRRVVEALVKKHEKDQTLIIGQYIDQLDELGEVLDAPVIKGETSNAQREKLFEAFRTKEISVLVVSKVANFSIDLPEATVAIQVSGTFGSRQEEAQRLGRVLRPKADGHSAHFYSVVARDTVDQDFAAHRQRFLAEQGYAYRIIDADDVL; encoded by the coding sequence GTGAACGACGGACCGCTCATCGTCCAGAGCGACAAAACTCTTCTTCTGGAGATCGACCACCCCAGGGCCTCCGACTGCCGTCGCGCCATCGCGCCGTTCGCCGAGCTGGAGCGCGCGCCCGAGCACGTGCACACCTACCGGGTGACCCCGCTCGGGCTGTGGAACGCCCGTGCCGCCGGGCACGACGCCGAGCAGGTGGTCGACGCCCTGGTCAACTTCTCCCGCTACCCGGTGCCGCACGCGCTGCTGGTGGACGTGGCCGACACGATGGCCCGCTACGGCCGGCTCAAGCTCACCAAGCACCCCGTCCACGGGCTGGTGCTCTCCACCACCGACCGGCCGGTGCTGGAGGAGGTGCTGCGCTCCAAGAAGATCGCCCCGCTGGTCGGCGCCCGGATCGATCCGGACACCGTCGTCGTGCACCCCTCCGAGCGCGGCCAGATCAAGCAGGTCCTGCTCAAACTCGGCTGGCCCGCCGAGGACTTCGCCGGGTACGTGGACGGCGAGGCGCACCCGATCGAGCTGGACCAGAACGGCTGGCAGCTGCGCCCCTACCAGGCCCAGGCCGTCGAGGGGTTCTGGCACGGCGGCTCGGGGGTGGTCGTGCTGCCCTGCGGCGCCGGCAAGACGCTGGTCGGCGCGGCGGCGATGGCCGAGGCCAAGTCGACCACCCTGATCCTGGTCACCAACACCGTCTCGGCGCGGCAGTGGAAGCACGAGCTGGTCAAGCGCACCTCGCTCACCGAGGACGAGATCGGCGAGTACAGCGGGACGCGCAAGGAGATCCGCCCGGTCACCATCGCCACCTACCAGGTGATGACCACCAAGCGGAAGGGCGTCTACGCCCACCTCGAACTCTTCGACGCCCGCAACTGGGGCCTGGTCGTCTACGACGAGGTCCACCTGCTGCCCGCGCCGGTCTTCAAGTTCACCGCCGACCTCCAGGCCCGCCGCCGGCTCGGCCTGACCGCCACCCTGGTCCGCGAGGACGGGCGCGAGGGCGACGTCTTCTCGCTCATCGGCCCCAAGCGCTTCGACGCGCCCTGGAAGGAGATCGAGGCGCAGGGCTACATCGCGCCCGCCGACTGCTGCGAGGTCCGGGTCACCCTCACCGACTCCGAGCGGCTCTCCTACGCGACCGCCGAGCCCGAGGAGCGCTACCGGTTCTGCGCCACCACGGCGACCAAGCGCCGGGTGGTGGAGGCGCTGGTGAAGAAGCACGAGAAGGACCAGACCCTGATCATCGGCCAGTACATCGACCAGCTCGACGAGCTCGGCGAGGTGCTGGACGCCCCGGTGATCAAGGGCGAGACCAGCAACGCCCAGCGGGAGAAGCTCTTCGAGGCCTTCCGCACCAAGGAGATCAGCGTCCTGGTCGTCTCCAAGGTCGCCAACTTCTCCATCGACCTGCCCGAGGCGACCGTCGCCATCCAGGTCTCCGGGACCTTCGGCTCCCGCCAGGAGGAGGCCCAGCGGCTCGGCCGCGTCCTGCGCCCCAAGGCGGACGGGCACTCGGCGCACTTCTACTCGGTGGTGGCCCGCGACACCGTCGACCAGGACTTCGCCGCCCACCGCCAGCGCTTCCTGGCGGAGCAGGGCTACGCCTACCGCATCATCGACGCGGACGACGTGCTGTAA